The DNA segment GCGCCTCGAGGGGCGCCGCGCGCTCGTCACGGGTGGAGACTCCGGCATCGGCCGGGCCGTCGCGATCGCGTTCGCGCGCGAGGGCGCCGACGTGGCGATCGGCTACCTGCCCGAAGAGGACGAGGATGCGCGCGAGACGGCACGCTGGGTCGACGACGCCGGGCGGACGCCGGTGCTCGTGCCGGGCGACCTCCGCGACGAGGACTTCTGCCGCGAGCTCGTCGACCTCGCGCATGCCGGCCTCGGCGGCCTCGACCTGCTCGTGCTGAACGCCGCGCACCAGCGCGAGCGCGGCGGCATCGACGAGATTCCGACTGCGGACTTCGAGCGGGTGATGCGCGTGAACCTCTTCGCGGCGGTGTTCCTCGCTCGTGCGGCCGTGCCGCGGATGGACGCCGGCTCGTCGATCATCACGACGACCTCGATCCAGGGGTTCCACCCGTCGAGCGCACTCGTCGACTACGCCATGACGAAGGCCGCGCTCGTCGCCTTCACGCGCGCGCTCGCCGAGGAACTCGGGCCGCGAGGCATCCGCGTCAACGCCGTCGCGCCGGGTCCGGTCTGGACCCCGCTGATCCCCGCGACCGGCTGGCCCGACCATCTGCCCGAGTTCGGCAAGGACACCCCGCTCGGCCGCGCCGGGCAGCCCGCCGAGCTCGCGGGCGCCTACGTGTACCTCGCCTCGGAGGAGGCGTCGTACGTGTCGGGCGCGATCCTGCCCGTCACGGGCGGCAAGCCGCTCTGACGGGGAAGCCCGCTCGCCCCGCCGAACCCTGCCCGCACGAAAGGAGCACATCATGCCCGGACGAAGGAACGCCTCGCTCAAGGACCCCGAGCTCTACGAGGAGCTCCGAGAAGACGGGGCGTCGAAGGAGAAGGCCGCGCGCATCTCGAACGCGGCGGCCGCGCGAGGACGCAGTGCGGTCGGACGCAAGGGCGGCGAGTCGGGGTCGTACGACGACTGGACCGTCCCCGAGCTGAAGCGGCGTGCGAAAGAGCTCGGCCTCCACGGGTACAGCGACAAGCGCAAGCCCGAGCTCATCGACGCGCTGCGCAACCACTGACGGCGTCGCCGCAGATCCGAGCGGCGGATGCCTCGCCTCACACGCGTCGAGCCGTACACGTCGCCGGGGTGGACGAGGGTCCGCCGCGGCGGCGGCTTCTCGTATGTCGGCCCGCACGGCGAACGCGCGAGCGCTCGTGATCGAGCCCGGTTCGCCGAGTTGGCGGTGCCTCCCGCGTGGAAGGACGTCTGGATCGCCGATGCCGCGAACGCGCATCTGCTCGCCGTCGGCGTCGACGCCGCAGGACGTCGCCAGTACCTCTACAACCCCATTTGGCGGGAGCGACAGGACATCGAGAAGTTCGATCGGATGGTGCTGCTCGCACGTGTCCTGCCGGAGGCGCGCCTGACCGCGGAGCGGGAACTCTCGGTCGGCCTCGCCGAACACGGGCTCGAAGAGCATCGAGTGCTCGCCGCGGCGTTCCGCACCCTCGACCTCGGAGCATTGCGCGTCGGGTCGGAGGAATCGCTCGCGGCTGCCCGCCACCGGGGTCTCACGACCCTGCTCGTGCGGAATGCGACGGTGGAGACGCGCGGGGCGGCGAGTGCCGACGCGACGGCCCACCCGCCCGTCGTGCGGTTCCGCTTCCGCGCGAAAGACGGGATCGCGCAAGACCTCAGCGTCGGCGATGCGGCGCTCGCGGGGTTCGTCACGCTCGCGCGCGAGCGCGCCGCATCCGCCCGCCTCTACGCCTGGCGAGCCGAGCACACCCGTCGCCACCGGGCGCTCACGGCCGCCGAGGTCAACGACGACATCCGTCGCCGCACGGGCGGCGACTTCACCGCGAAGGACTTCCGCACGCTGCGGGGGACGATCGTCGCAGCCGAACGGCTCGCCGAGATCGGTGTCGAGTCATCGGCCCGGGCGCGCGCTGCGGCGATGCGCGACGCCGTGGTCGCGACCTCCGTCGCCCTCGGCAATACGCCCGCGATCGCGAAAGCGAGCTATGTCGATCCGCGCGTGTTCACCGCCTACGATCGCGGGGTCGTCCTCTCGCGCCGCGGCGCAGCAGAGCGCGCGCTCATCGCGCTCGTGGCGGCGGACGCGGAATCCGCGCCGGGAGTCGAAGCCGGGTCGGCGGCCTGAGCCCGGCGGCTCAGTCCCGCTCGCGCACGATCGAGGCGGCGTCGAGGTCGGGGCGGAGCCCCCGCCAGCGCGGATGCCTTGCCGACCCCGCCGTCGTCCAGCCCGAGAACTCGATCTCACCGACGAGTTCGGGGCGCACCCACACGGCGTCGGCCGCCTCGGCGGGCGGCACGGCGACGAACGGGGAGTCGCCCGCGTGCAGGCCGTCGAAGGTCGCGAGCAGGCGGTCGAGCTCGTGCTCGCCGAGCCCCGACCACACCCGTCCCGCATACTCGAGGCGGCCATCGGGGGTCGGCGTGCCGACGAGGAGCGACTTGATGCGGCCCTCGCGCGTGCCGGTGCCCTTGCGGTAGCCGCCGATCAGTACCTCCTGCGTGCGCGTGAGCTTGAGCTTCACCCAGTCGTCACTCCGCACCCCCGGGCGGTACCGCGAGCCGCGTCGCTTCGCGACGAGCCCCTCGAGGCCGAGCGCACGGGCTTCGGCGAGCGCGGCCTCGACCACGCCCGGGTCGGCGCGCGTTTCGGAACCGGCTTCGGATGCCGCGAGCGCGGGCACTTCGACGGGCACCCCTTCGACGGGCCGGAACAGGCGCTCGAGCCGCGCCCGCCGCTCGACGTACGGCTCGTCGATCGTCGGCGTGCCCGCGACCTCGAGCACGTCGAAGAGCAGCAGGCGCACGGGCACGGATGCCGCGAGTTCGGCGATCTCGCGCGGACGCGTGACGTTCATCCGCGGCTGCATGCGCCCGAAGTCGGGCCGTCCGTCGGCGTCGAGGGCGACGAGTTCGCCGTCGACGAGCGCGTCGGCGCGGAGCGCCCGGGCGAGCCCGGCGAGTTCGGGGTAGCGGGCGGTCTCGTCGCGGCCGCTGCGGCTCGTGAGGCGCACCGCTCCGCCGTCGGTGCGGGCGAGGATGCGGATGCCGTCCCACTTCCACTCGAGCGCCCAGTCGCCGCGCGCGACGTCGACGGGTTTGCCCGGCACGGCGAGCATGGGGCGTTCGGAGATCTCAGCGGCCGCCGCCGCAGGCGCGTGCGCCGAGGCATCCGGCCGCTGCTCCTTCATGCGGTGCAGGAGCCACTGAGACTTCTGCCCCTCGCCCGACGTGCGGATGAGCGCGACGCGCACCCCGCGCCCGTCCGAGCCGCGCAGCGGCCCGCCCTCGCGCCCCTTGAGCGTTGCGATGATCTCGTCGTCTCGCCACTTCTCGGCCGTGTAGGTGCCCGTGTCCCAGACCGACATCTTCCCCGCGCCGTACTGCCCCTTCGGGATCTCGCCGTGGAACTCGAGGTATTCGAGCGGATGGTCCTCGGTCTGCACCGCGAGCCGGTTGACGCCCGGGTCATCCGGAACGCCCTTCGGCACCGCCCAGCTGCGGAGCACCCCGTCGCGCTCGAGCCGCAGGTCGAAGTGGAGGCTGCGCGCGTGATGCTCGTCGACGACGAAGCGGAGCGCGCCGTCGGCGGGGGCGGCGCCGGCCTGCGCGACCGGCACGACCGGCACGGCCGCCGGCATCGGCTCGGGCGTCTTCGCCGGGTCGCGCATCGAGAGGTAGGTCGAGAGCGGGCCGGATGCCTCGGGGCGGGCACCGCCCAGCGCCGCAGCCGGATCGTTCCCCGCGGCGACGCGTTCGAGCACCTCCTGCCACTCGAACTGCGCGAGCCCCGGGTCATCCAATTCGTCCCACGTGCGCGGCGCCGCGACCGTCGGCCGCAACCGCCCCCGCAGCGAATACGGCGCGATCGTCGTCTTCGCGGCGCTGTTCTGGCTCCAGTCGATGAGCACCTTGCCCGTGCGGAGCTCCTTCTTCATGCTCGACACGACGAGCTTCGGGTGGTCGGCCTCGAGCGCGCGGGCCAGTTCATGCGCGACATCCGACACCTGCTGCGAGCTCTGTCGCCCGTCGAGGGGTGCGTAGAGGTGGATGCCCTTGCTGCCGCTCGTGACCGGGATCGGGTCGAGTCCGATGGGCGTCAGGATGTCGCGCACGAGCCGCGCGACCTCGGCGCACTCGGCGAGCCCGACCCCCTCGCCGGGGTCGAAGTCGAACACCATGCGGTCGGGGTTGCCCGGGGTTCCGTCGGGCGCGAAGCGCCACTGCGGCACGTGGATCTCGAGCGCGGCCTGCTGGGCGAGCCACACGAGGGCGGCGCGGGTGTCCGCGATGGGATAGGTCTTCGGCCCGTCGGAGTGCTCGATGATTCCGCGGCCCAGCCACTCGGGCGCATGGCCCGCGAGGTTCTTCTCGAAGAAGACCTGCCCCGGGGCATCCGCCGTGCCGACGCCGTGCACCCACCGCTTGCGCGTCACCGGACGCCCCGCGACGAGGGGAAGCATGACCGGGGCGATTTCTGCGTAGTACGAGACGACCTCGCCCTTCGTCATGCCCGTCGACGGATACATGACCTTGCCGAGGTTCGTGAGCGCGAGCGTGCGACCGTCGACCTCGACGGTCTGGCGCCCCTCCCCTGCGGCCATGGCCCCATCCTGCCCGTCTCGGCCCCTCCTGCCCGCCCGTCCCCACCGCAATTCAGGAAGAAACGTTCGGCACGCCGGTCCGAGAGCGACGACACACCGACGAGCGGAGAGTTCTTCCTGAATTGCGTTGGGACGGGGAGGAGGGGGCTGGCGGGCTGCGGATGCCTCGGGGCGGGGCTGCGGGCAAGGGGTTCCCACGGGGCATCCGGGGGTGTGTACTGGGGGCATGCGAGCCGTCTGGAAAGGGGCGGTCACATTCGGCCTCGTCAATGTGCCCGTCAAGCTCTACAGCGCGACCGAGGATCACGACGTGTCGCTGCACCAGGTGCACGCCGCCGACGGCGGACGCATCCGGTATCAGCGCGTGTGCGAGATCGACGGCGAGGTCGTGGCCTATCAAGACATCGACAAGGCGTACGACGACGGCGAGCGCACGGTCGTCATCACCGACGAAGATCTCAAGGCCCTGCCCGCCGAGCGCAGCCGCGAGATCGAGGTCGTCGAGTTCGTGCCGACCGAGCAGATCGACCCGATCATGTACGACAAGAGCTACTACCTCGAGCCCGACTCGGCGTCGTCGAAGGCGTACGTGCTGCTGCGCGAGACGCTCGAGTCGACCGACCGCACGGCGATCGTGCGCATGGCGCTGCGGCAGAAGTCGAGCCTCGCGGCCCTGCGCGTGCACGGCGACGTGCTCATGGTGCAGACCCTGCGCTGGGCCGACGAGGTGCGCGCCGCCGACTTCAAGAACCTCGGCGACGACGTCAAGATCACCGACAAAGAGCTCGCGCTCTCGAAGCAGCTCGTCGAGAGCCTCGTGGCCGACTTCGACCCGACCGAGTTCGTCGACGAGTATCAGCAGGAGCTCCGCACCCTCATCGCCGCGAAGCTCGAGCAGGGCGACGCGCTCGACACGGCCGCGACGTTCGGGGGCGCCGCCGAGGAGACGGGCGGCGAGGTCATCGACCTCATGGAGGCGCTGCGGCGGTCGATCGCGGCGAAGCGCGAAGACACCGAGAAGCGCGCGGCCGCGAAGTAGCCCGGCGGCGCGCGATCGGGACGCGGCTTCGAGGGAGAGCTGCGCGGGCGCGCACGAAAGCGGGGCGGATGCCTCGGGCTTCACGCCGCGAGCCATCCGCCCCGTTCCTCAGTGCCGCCGGATCACTCGGTGGTGCAGGCCGCCTTGGCGGCGTCGGCCGCGTCGGCGATCGCCGACTGCTGCCCGGCGATCGCGTCGCCGTCGCGCTCTGCGTCTTCACCGTCGGGAAGCGTCGCCGCGAACTCCGCGGCGCTGCCGAGCGCGTCGTCGAGGGCGCCGAGCGCCGTCTTGACGGCGTCGCTCGCGCCGTCTTCGAGCGCGACGATCCGCTCGGAGTAGCCCTCGAGGTTGCTCTGGATGTCGGCCGACTCGGCCGTCGAGACGAGCGTGTTCTGCGCGCCGTTCGAGACGTCGCGGATCTCGTTGTTGATGGTCGTGCAGTCGGAGGACGCCGTGCCGCCCGCTGCGCAGCCCGCCAGCAGCAGCGTGCTCGTGGCGACGACTGCGGCGGAAATGAGGATTCGTTTCATATGGAACTCCCAGGTCGTGGAACCTATCGAGTCTACGCGCGACCCCCCGCGCGCTTCGAGGCCTTGTCCTGCGCGGCCGCGGCGGACTCGGCCGCCATCGCCTGCTTGGTGTCGGCGAAGTCGCCGAGCGCCGGGCGGATCCACGCGAGCCGCGGATTCGAGTCGACGAGGAGCATGCGCACGAGCAGGGTGAGCGGGATCGCGAGGATCGCCCCGATCGGCCCGAGCACGACCGCCCAGAACAGCACCGAGAAGAACGTGAGCGTCTGGCTGAGGGCGACCGCGTTGCCGACGACGCGCGGCTGGATGACCGACTGGATGATGCCGTTGATGATGCCGTAGACGACGATGACGCCGATCACCGTCGGCCATCCTCCCGAGAGCCCCCGAAGACGAGCGGCGGCACGATCGCGATGAAGTAGCCGATGTTGGGGATGAAGCTGCAGAGGAACGAGAGGATGCCCCAGAGCGGCGCCCCGGGAACCCCCATCACGAGCAGGGCGAGCCAGTTGACGAGCCCCTGGGCGGCGCCGAGCACGGTCGTCACGACCATGTACTTGCGCACCCCCGTCGTGAACTCGTGCACCGCCTCGACGAGGATCGGGCGACGAGCGCCGATCTCGCGGTTGAGGACGGGTGCGTAGACGGCGTCCATCGCCATGAGGATGAGCATCGTGAGGAGCACGACGAACGCCGACGTGAGCCCGAGGGCGTTGCCCAGCACGCCGCCGACGAACTCGACGATCCGGCCGGGGTCGAACCCCGAGAAGATGAGCTCGATCTGCTCAGGCCCGACACCGAAGCCCGCGAGCCACCCGGCGATCCCCTCCGCCCACGCCTGCAGTTCGGGCACGTAGGTCGGCAGCAGCGTCGCGAACTGCGCGAACGAGATGACGAGCGCGGCGATGAACCCGCCGAGGAGCAGCACGACGGCGACGATGACCGATCCCGTCGCGATCCCCCGCGGCACACCCCGGCGTTCGAGCCCGACCCGCAGCGGGTGCACGCTGATCGTGAGCACGAGCGCGAGCAGGACGGGCGCGAGCACCGATCCGATCGCGGCGATCCCGAACGACGCGAGCGCGGCACCGCCGAGGCCGATGAGGATGAACGCGGTGCGGTGGGGTGAGGGGTCTTCCGCGGCGAATGCGGCCGCGCCGTCGGCACCGGCGCCGGTGCCGACGAAGACACCGGATGCCTCCGAGCCGCGGCCGTCCGAGACATCCGCCCCGCCGTTGCGGTCCGTGCGTCTGCGCCACCACATGCCGCACCTCCCCCGCTCGTCACGCTAGGCGAGCGCCCGCGGAGCGCCCCTACGCGTTCACCCGGGGCGGGTGACCGGACTACGCCCTCCGACTCGCCGGGGTTAGAAACGACTGCATCTGATCCGAGCCCGGAGGGGGTGCCGGATGATCGCAGGATTCGGACCCGGCGAGCTGTGCGTGATCGGATTCCCTGGCGACGGGATCCCCGAACGCGCACGATGGGCGATCGTCGAGACGCTCGCGCAAGGCGTCGTCACCCTGCTCGACGCCGTCCTCCTCACCTGCGACCACGCCGGGGTCGTGCGGGGGGCCGACCTCGA comes from the Agromyces protaetiae genome and includes:
- a CDS encoding SDR family oxidoreductase is translated as MTGHLVDPTSKHTTDRFVPQEQRPPGLTEPMHPQPDHGEYSYRGSGRLEGRRALVTGGDSGIGRAVAIAFAREGADVAIGYLPEEDEDARETARWVDDAGRTPVLVPGDLRDEDFCRELVDLAHAGLGGLDLLVLNAAHQRERGGIDEIPTADFERVMRVNLFAAVFLARAAVPRMDAGSSIITTTSIQGFHPSSALVDYAMTKAALVAFTRALAEELGPRGIRVNAVAPGPVWTPLIPATGWPDHLPEFGKDTPLGRAGQPAELAGAYVYLASEEASYVSGAILPVTGGKPL
- a CDS encoding DUF7218 family protein, which codes for MPGRRNASLKDPELYEELREDGASKEKAARISNAAAARGRSAVGRKGGESGSYDDWTVPELKRRAKELGLHGYSDKRKPELIDALRNH
- a CDS encoding DNA topoisomerase IB, whose translation is MPRLTRVEPYTSPGWTRVRRGGGFSYVGPHGERASARDRARFAELAVPPAWKDVWIADAANAHLLAVGVDAAGRRQYLYNPIWRERQDIEKFDRMVLLARVLPEARLTAERELSVGLAEHGLEEHRVLAAAFRTLDLGALRVGSEESLAAARHRGLTTLLVRNATVETRGAASADATAHPPVVRFRFRAKDGIAQDLSVGDAALAGFVTLARERAASARLYAWRAEHTRRHRALTAAEVNDDIRRRTGGDFTAKDFRTLRGTIVAAERLAEIGVESSARARAAAMRDAVVATSVALGNTPAIAKASYVDPRVFTAYDRGVVLSRRGAAERALIALVAADAESAPGVEAGSAA
- a CDS encoding ATP-dependent DNA ligase; protein product: MAAGEGRQTVEVDGRTLALTNLGKVMYPSTGMTKGEVVSYYAEIAPVMLPLVAGRPVTRKRWVHGVGTADAPGQVFFEKNLAGHAPEWLGRGIIEHSDGPKTYPIADTRAALVWLAQQAALEIHVPQWRFAPDGTPGNPDRMVFDFDPGEGVGLAECAEVARLVRDILTPIGLDPIPVTSGSKGIHLYAPLDGRQSSQQVSDVAHELARALEADHPKLVVSSMKKELRTGKVLIDWSQNSAAKTTIAPYSLRGRLRPTVAAPRTWDELDDPGLAQFEWQEVLERVAAGNDPAAALGGARPEASGPLSTYLSMRDPAKTPEPMPAAVPVVPVAQAGAAPADGALRFVVDEHHARSLHFDLRLERDGVLRSWAVPKGVPDDPGVNRLAVQTEDHPLEYLEFHGEIPKGQYGAGKMSVWDTGTYTAEKWRDDEIIATLKGREGGPLRGSDGRGVRVALIRTSGEGQKSQWLLHRMKEQRPDASAHAPAAAAAEISERPMLAVPGKPVDVARGDWALEWKWDGIRILARTDGGAVRLTSRSGRDETARYPELAGLARALRADALVDGELVALDADGRPDFGRMQPRMNVTRPREIAELAASVPVRLLLFDVLEVAGTPTIDEPYVERRARLERLFRPVEGVPVEVPALAASEAGSETRADPGVVEAALAEARALGLEGLVAKRRGSRYRPGVRSDDWVKLKLTRTQEVLIGGYRKGTGTREGRIKSLLVGTPTPDGRLEYAGRVWSGLGEHELDRLLATFDGLHAGDSPFVAVPPAEAADAVWVRPELVGEIEFSGWTTAGSARHPRWRGLRPDLDAASIVRERD
- a CDS encoding Ku protein; amino-acid sequence: MRAVWKGAVTFGLVNVPVKLYSATEDHDVSLHQVHAADGGRIRYQRVCEIDGEVVAYQDIDKAYDDGERTVVITDEDLKALPAERSREIEVVEFVPTEQIDPIMYDKSYYLEPDSASSKAYVLLRETLESTDRTAIVRMALRQKSSLAALRVHGDVLMVQTLRWADEVRAADFKNLGDDVKITDKELALSKQLVESLVADFDPTEFVDEYQQELRTLIAAKLEQGDALDTAATFGGAAEETGGEVIDLMEALRRSIAAKREDTEKRAAAK
- a CDS encoding AI-2E family transporter, coding for MIGVIVVYGIINGIIQSVIQPRVVGNAVALSQTLTFFSVLFWAVVLGPIGAILAIPLTLLVRMLLVDSNPRLAWIRPALGDFADTKQAMAAESAAAAQDKASKRAGGRA
- a CDS encoding AI-2E family transporter yields the protein MWWRRRTDRNGGADVSDGRGSEASGVFVGTGAGADGAAAFAAEDPSPHRTAFILIGLGGAALASFGIAAIGSVLAPVLLALVLTISVHPLRVGLERRGVPRGIATGSVIVAVVLLLGGFIAALVISFAQFATLLPTYVPELQAWAEGIAGWLAGFGVGPEQIELIFSGFDPGRIVEFVGGVLGNALGLTSAFVVLLTMLILMAMDAVYAPVLNREIGARRPILVEAVHEFTTGVRKYMVVTTVLGAAQGLVNWLALLVMGVPGAPLWGILSFLCSFIPNIGYFIAIVPPLVFGGSREDGRR